One genomic window of Niveibacterium sp. SC-1 includes the following:
- a CDS encoding DUF2169 domain-containing protein codes for MPHPAIENALGFPCELLFLADEEAQPVCTVLLQASYRIEAGGALVRNEVPVPLDLAGTCHGDPAKSSPRIEAPVAFFKPGTDVALLGHAHAPSSDTRELQVGVRLGPVQKIVRVSGDRMMRKSLGRHAISSPEPFETIPLIYERAFGGVDPRDSMEGAMRCEPRNPVGLGYRDPRLPEDDEVRVPNIEDPQQTFTAYGQTPTPAGFGFIAAHWQPRAALAGTFDAAWDAERKPLLPKDFDRRFFNAASPGLISPAHLRGDEAAVILNASPEARLDIKLPDIATPHCQIELRGRRHLEQPMLLDTVIIDLDARQLLLQRRTFVPLQRGPEDVIAVRILPRRTS; via the coding sequence ATGCCTCATCCCGCTATCGAGAACGCGCTGGGCTTTCCCTGCGAACTGCTCTTCCTCGCCGACGAGGAGGCGCAGCCCGTGTGCACGGTGCTGCTCCAGGCGAGCTACCGCATCGAAGCCGGCGGGGCCCTGGTGCGCAACGAAGTGCCGGTGCCGCTGGATCTGGCTGGCACCTGCCATGGCGACCCGGCAAAGAGCAGCCCGCGCATCGAGGCGCCGGTTGCCTTCTTCAAGCCAGGCACCGACGTCGCCCTGCTCGGCCATGCCCATGCGCCCTCCTCCGACACGCGCGAACTGCAGGTCGGCGTGCGCCTCGGGCCGGTACAGAAGATCGTCCGCGTCAGCGGTGATCGGATGATGAGAAAGAGCCTGGGACGTCATGCGATCTCGTCGCCGGAACCGTTCGAAACGATCCCGCTGATCTATGAGCGCGCGTTCGGCGGCGTGGATCCCCGCGACAGCATGGAAGGCGCAATGCGCTGCGAACCTCGCAATCCCGTCGGCCTCGGCTATCGTGATCCGCGGCTGCCGGAGGACGACGAGGTACGCGTTCCGAACATCGAGGATCCGCAGCAAACCTTTACTGCATACGGGCAGACGCCGACGCCAGCCGGCTTTGGCTTCATCGCGGCGCACTGGCAGCCTCGCGCTGCCCTGGCCGGCACCTTCGACGCCGCCTGGGATGCCGAACGCAAACCCCTTCTGCCGAAGGACTTTGATCGGCGCTTCTTCAACGCGGCTTCGCCCGGCCTGATATCGCCTGCCCATCTGCGCGGAGACGAGGCCGCAGTGATCCTCAACGCCAGCCCGGAAGCGCGTCTGGACATCAAGCTCCCTGACATCGCAACGCCCCACTGCCAGATCGAGTTGCGCGGCCGCCGACACCTCGAACAGCCGATGCTGCTCGACACCGTGATCATCGATCTCGACGCACGCCAGCTGCTCCTCCAGCGCCGCACTTTCGTGCCACTGCAGCGCGGCCCCGAAGATGTCATCGCGGTGCGCATCCTGCCGCGCCGCACAAGCTGA
- the tagH gene encoding type VI secretion system-associated FHA domain protein TagH: protein MRIKVISIKGVAPEHPNSHEFDRSGGTIGREPGNQLILPDPDKHISRMQAQVFFESNEFVLIDHGGNPTSVNGRPLGKGNRVTLHDGDQLEIAGYVLRAELAVAPPSFVAGAPATAPASDPLGLFGGGSAAADPFSDLGIAPAPAPASPFGKNSPFASAPAPAPIPAQSSTARDDDPFAVFAPVAAAAPAAAAQAKPPSDFDPFAPSPPPAPAARSAPLGLDLPEVELSVDALFDLGGPGISPDPLSGKLFDGSTSQLMGLRGPAAASEDPLALLSGASAPPPAVPAPVRDDAALLNAAFTPPRPLSADLQNVPASVPAAAPAEGMVFSWSDSQPPKTAEAKSAFSAAPGELTQVFGHAAEERVLNRAEAQQESRTIVQPHPATQTLKTAEESPRHEAVPEPHSPSLPPPVPALLPSADAASIAELLAGFQRGLGFGITPPGGLTPAFMEQIGRVLNEATAGTMALLTARALTKREVQAEVTMIVSKGNNPLKFSPDVQFALIQLLAPQGLGFMPPVAAMRDAYDDLRSHQFGFMAGMRAALSGILDRFKPEQLETRLADRGFLDSVLPGARKAKLWDQYEKLYGDISREAEDDFHSLFGQAFLKAYEEQVERLNTERDTPET, encoded by the coding sequence ATGCGCATCAAGGTCATCAGCATCAAGGGCGTCGCGCCCGAGCACCCCAACAGCCATGAATTCGATCGCTCGGGTGGCACGATCGGCCGCGAACCCGGGAACCAGCTGATCCTTCCTGATCCGGACAAGCACATCTCCCGCATGCAGGCGCAGGTCTTTTTCGAGAGCAACGAGTTCGTCCTCATCGACCACGGCGGGAACCCGACTTCGGTCAATGGCCGGCCGCTGGGCAAAGGCAACCGCGTTACCCTGCACGACGGGGACCAGCTCGAGATCGCGGGCTACGTCCTGCGCGCGGAACTCGCCGTGGCGCCTCCTTCTTTCGTCGCGGGCGCTCCCGCGACCGCACCCGCCAGCGATCCGCTTGGCCTCTTCGGGGGCGGCAGCGCCGCCGCCGATCCGTTCTCCGACCTGGGCATCGCGCCCGCCCCGGCGCCCGCATCGCCCTTCGGCAAAAACTCGCCATTCGCCTCGGCGCCCGCGCCGGCGCCTATCCCAGCCCAGAGTTCCACGGCTCGCGACGACGACCCCTTCGCCGTATTCGCTCCGGTCGCAGCTGCCGCACCAGCCGCAGCTGCACAAGCCAAGCCACCTAGCGACTTCGATCCTTTCGCCCCATCGCCGCCGCCCGCACCCGCGGCGCGAAGCGCACCTCTGGGTCTGGATTTGCCCGAGGTAGAGCTTTCGGTCGATGCGCTCTTCGACCTCGGCGGCCCTGGAATCTCGCCCGATCCGCTCTCAGGCAAGCTCTTCGACGGCTCTACCAGCCAGTTGATGGGGCTGCGCGGCCCGGCCGCCGCGAGTGAGGATCCGCTCGCCCTGCTCTCCGGCGCCTCGGCGCCACCACCCGCGGTGCCCGCGCCAGTCCGCGACGACGCGGCCCTGCTCAACGCAGCCTTCACCCCGCCGCGCCCGCTCAGTGCCGACCTGCAGAACGTACCGGCATCCGTGCCGGCGGCTGCGCCCGCGGAAGGCATGGTCTTCTCCTGGAGCGATTCGCAGCCGCCCAAGACCGCGGAGGCCAAGAGCGCGTTCTCCGCCGCGCCGGGCGAGCTGACGCAGGTCTTCGGCCATGCCGCCGAGGAGCGCGTACTCAATCGCGCCGAGGCCCAGCAGGAATCCCGCACGATTGTTCAGCCTCATCCCGCGACTCAAACCCTCAAGACCGCGGAGGAAAGTCCAAGACACGAGGCGGTGCCGGAACCACACTCGCCCAGCCTCCCACCGCCCGTGCCGGCGCTCCTTCCCTCCGCAGATGCCGCCAGCATTGCGGAACTTCTGGCCGGATTCCAACGCGGCCTCGGGTTCGGCATCACACCGCCGGGCGGCCTCACGCCGGCATTCATGGAGCAGATCGGCCGGGTTCTGAACGAAGCGACTGCCGGCACCATGGCGCTGCTCACGGCCCGTGCCCTCACCAAGCGCGAAGTCCAGGCCGAGGTGACGATGATCGTCTCCAAGGGCAACAACCCGCTCAAGTTCTCGCCAGATGTCCAGTTCGCCCTGATACAGCTGCTTGCGCCGCAGGGACTGGGCTTCATGCCACCCGTGGCGGCGATGCGCGACGCCTACGACGACCTGCGCTCACATCAGTTCGGTTTCATGGCCGGCATGCGTGCAGCATTGAGCGGCATCCTCGATCGCTTCAAGCCCGAACAGCTGGAGACGCGGCTCGCAGATCGCGGCTTCCTCGATAGCGTGCTGCCCGGCGCACGCAAGGCCAAGCTGTGGGATCAATACGAAAAGCTCTACGGCGACATATCGCGTGAAGCCGAGGACGACTTCCACAGCCTCTTCGGCCAGGCCTTCCTCAAGGCCTACGAAGAACAGGTGGAGCGCCTCAACACTGAGCGCGACACACCCGAAACCTGA